In the Alkaliphilus oremlandii OhILAs genome, one interval contains:
- a CDS encoding spore germination protein, whose translation MKLLSRLFTVAEASQGNKEKNTTPILPNPVQVYQQNLEEIFEQCSDITYTPVKLNVGKEMIEGLLIYSNVLVNLDVINKNIIHPINSYESERLSHGPQEPSLIYDKDHTPSKGNIRSLEIFAEIITTSNIKKIDHWSQVVQSILYGNTVLFTNYCSTALVLETKGKEGRSIAESTVESAIRSPRDSFIEDIDTNIGLIRKRIKSSHLKVMNMIIGSESHTTISVLYMENKVNHHLLENIIDLITNIETEVVLESAYIEQHLEQYPYSPFPQTQITERPDKVCGDLMEGRIIILTDGSPIALVLPITFFQLFHSSEDYYTRIISSNLTRFFRFMGFFIATSLPSIYVALISFHHEMIPMNLLIDLSKNRTNVPFPPVIEALLMEVAVELIREASNRLPQSIGQTIGIVGAIVIGDAAIQSNFASPTMVIVIGITVIGSYIFPHYNTSYALRILRIPIIIMAATFGAFGIVISWCWVIIHLCNLESFGYPYLFPLAPLDNSVVKDGIIKKGLKN comes from the coding sequence ATGAAACTTCTAAGTAGACTATTTACGGTTGCGGAAGCATCTCAAGGAAATAAAGAAAAAAACACGACGCCAATTCTGCCAAACCCTGTACAAGTTTATCAGCAGAATTTAGAGGAAATATTTGAACAATGTTCTGATATCACCTATACTCCTGTAAAACTAAATGTAGGAAAGGAAATGATAGAGGGACTATTGATTTATTCAAATGTTCTAGTCAATCTAGATGTTATCAATAAAAATATTATTCATCCGATCAATTCCTATGAAAGCGAAAGATTATCCCATGGGCCTCAGGAGCCTTCTTTGATTTATGATAAAGATCATACACCCTCTAAAGGGAATATCCGTTCCTTAGAAATCTTTGCAGAAATTATTACGACTTCTAACATCAAAAAAATCGATCATTGGAGTCAAGTAGTCCAAAGTATTTTATATGGAAATACTGTACTATTCACTAATTATTGCAGCACTGCCCTAGTGCTAGAAACTAAGGGTAAAGAGGGAAGATCCATAGCAGAATCTACTGTTGAAAGTGCTATTCGAAGCCCACGCGATAGCTTTATTGAAGACATTGATACAAATATTGGCCTCATTCGAAAAAGAATTAAAAGTTCTCATTTGAAGGTCATGAATATGATCATTGGAAGTGAAAGTCATACGACGATTTCTGTTCTATACATGGAAAATAAAGTGAATCATCACCTTCTAGAGAATATTATTGATCTTATTACAAATATAGAAACTGAAGTGGTTTTAGAAAGTGCTTATATTGAGCAACATTTAGAACAATACCCCTACTCTCCCTTTCCGCAAACACAAATAACAGAAAGACCGGATAAGGTTTGTGGTGATCTGATGGAAGGCAGAATTATTATTTTAACAGATGGAAGTCCCATCGCTTTAGTACTGCCGATTACATTCTTTCAGCTTTTCCATTCTTCTGAGGATTATTATACGAGAATTATTTCTAGCAATTTAACACGTTTTTTTCGTTTTATGGGTTTTTTTATTGCTACCTCTTTACCCTCTATTTATGTGGCTTTAATATCATTTCATCATGAAATGATCCCCATGAATTTACTGATTGATTTATCAAAAAACAGAACCAATGTCCCATTTCCTCCAGTAATTGAAGCTCTATTAATGGAAGTTGCTGTTGAGCTCATAAGAGAAGCCAGTAATCGTCTGCCTCAAAGTATTGGTCAAACAATCGGTATCGTAGGCGCAATCGTCATAGGAGATGCTGCCATTCAATCCAACTTTGCCAGTCCAACCATGGTTATTGTCATTGGTATTACTGTAATCGGTAGCTATATATTTCCTCATTACAATACCTCATACGCTTTACGGATTCTACGGATTCCCATTATTATTATGGCTGCAACCTTTGGTGCCTTTGGTATTGTTATATCTTGGTGCTGGGTTATCATTCATCTGTGCAATTTGGAATCCTTTGGATATCCCTATCTTTTCCCACTGGCACCCCTAGACAATAGTGTAGTAAAAGATGGCATTATCAAGAAAGGGTTAAAAAATTAA
- a CDS encoding Ger(x)C family spore germination protein — protein sequence MLKKVIKLLIVALISLPLLSCWDSKDLEELLIVYGLGIDISEENPDNYVFTIAFPTIIEDAPEKKVTFSAEASSISRGRSNPQKKVYRDLSFDNIKIVVFNEDVAKQGLLFHMDSMFRVPLFRGTTRFAVSGGSANGLLQFQPPVSLLVTNFLFDSIGQNYNATNVPVTTLRGFSNQYYTTGIEPSMPFISYGDTQNDLKIDRIALFKEDKMIHVLTGINSRAFMMLKGEIKDGVHTFEFFSEETGRKEFLSVNVIDGKSKIKTEIKDNQLHIYQEVSINAHLGEYTAREKIFSTDRIKRLEDIINHELKLGLDETLKILQKDLECDNIGYGKYVKGNHPEYFDSEDWNSQFAEAMIHINPTIQIRTVGVTP from the coding sequence GTGTTGAAAAAAGTCATTAAACTTTTAATCGTGGCTTTAATCAGCCTACCCCTGTTGAGCTGTTGGGATTCTAAGGACTTGGAAGAGTTATTGATTGTATATGGTCTTGGAATCGATATTAGTGAGGAAAATCCTGATAATTATGTATTTACCATTGCGTTTCCTACAATTATAGAAGATGCACCTGAAAAAAAGGTTACCTTTTCTGCGGAAGCCTCCTCTATCAGCAGAGGAAGAAGTAACCCTCAAAAAAAAGTTTATAGAGATCTTTCCTTCGATAATATCAAAATTGTAGTATTTAATGAAGACGTTGCAAAGCAAGGACTTTTATTTCATATGGATTCTATGTTCAGAGTGCCTCTCTTTCGGGGTACAACTAGATTCGCAGTCTCCGGCGGAAGTGCAAATGGCCTACTACAATTTCAGCCACCGGTCTCGCTCCTTGTAACTAATTTTTTATTTGATTCTATCGGTCAGAACTACAATGCTACAAATGTTCCTGTTACTACGCTTCGAGGTTTTAGTAATCAATATTATACAACTGGCATTGAGCCTTCCATGCCTTTCATATCTTATGGGGATACGCAGAATGATCTGAAAATTGACAGGATCGCATTGTTTAAAGAAGATAAAATGATTCATGTGCTCACCGGAATCAACAGCAGAGCATTTATGATGCTGAAGGGAGAAATCAAAGATGGCGTACATACCTTTGAATTTTTTTCCGAAGAAACAGGTCGGAAGGAGTTTTTATCGGTGAACGTCATCGATGGAAAAAGCAAAATCAAAACGGAAATCAAAGACAATCAGCTCCATATCTATCAAGAGGTTTCAATCAATGCTCATTTAGGAGAGTATACAGCAAGAGAGAAGATATTTTCAACGGATCGGATTAAAAGACTTGAAGACATTATCAATCATGAACTTAAGTTAGGTTTAGATGAGACCTTGAAGATATTACAGAAGGATTTAGAGTGCGATAACATTGGATACGGTAAATATGTGAAAGGGAATCACCCTGAATATTTTGATTCAGAGGATTGGAATAGTCAGTTTGCTGAAGCTATGATACACATCAACCCCACCATTCAAATTAGAACCGTTGGTGTAACACCTTAA
- a CDS encoding GerAB/ArcD/ProY family transporter, whose amino-acid sequence MYQKYNNGEISAQQSFILLINMIVGTGILGLSRTVAEVSRQDAWMSVLLNGAFLSGVMVIMVYTISKFPQYNFVQYTSYLLSKPVGYLISFAYVLYALFATGITIAYLCEMTATWLLSETPNYIIRFIIVITVVYMTRNGLTVVARFAQATVFILIPLGLLMLIGLPETQFINLKPIGGAGIINILKGTRPSFYAFAGYESLLVYYPYISNKEESVMKKSVWALILVTLFYTTNVITQIALYGSDEIQTVLYPAINYLTSVNFPVIERSEIFFTIFWTFTVLCTSGVQYLVSSVLLQNIFKIKRTRIFTYALAPVIFLISIYPRNTVAVVEFAGKIGTANIFFGFLLPVLLFTMYLIKGRDTSVEKSH is encoded by the coding sequence TTGTATCAGAAATATAATAATGGAGAAATATCTGCCCAGCAATCCTTTATCCTTCTGATTAACATGATTGTAGGTACGGGCATTTTAGGTCTTTCTAGGACGGTTGCTGAAGTTTCTAGGCAGGATGCGTGGATGTCTGTTCTTTTGAACGGTGCTTTTTTAAGTGGTGTCATGGTCATTATGGTTTACACCATTAGTAAATTCCCACAATATAATTTCGTTCAGTATACTAGTTATTTGCTCAGTAAGCCTGTGGGATATCTCATTTCCTTTGCTTATGTCCTCTATGCATTATTTGCCACCGGCATCACCATTGCTTATTTATGCGAAATGACGGCGACCTGGCTTTTAAGCGAAACTCCGAATTACATCATTCGATTCATCATTGTAATCACCGTTGTATATATGACCAGAAATGGTTTAACAGTAGTGGCAAGGTTTGCGCAAGCGACTGTGTTTATATTAATTCCTTTAGGGCTATTGATGTTGATAGGATTACCAGAAACCCAATTTATCAATTTAAAGCCCATTGGTGGCGCTGGCATAATCAATATTTTAAAGGGTACTCGACCATCTTTTTATGCATTTGCTGGCTATGAATCTCTATTGGTTTATTATCCCTATATCTCCAATAAAGAAGAGTCCGTTATGAAAAAATCTGTTTGGGCGTTGATCCTTGTGACTTTATTTTATACAACGAATGTCATCACGCAGATTGCTTTATATGGCAGTGATGAGATTCAAACCGTACTTTATCCTGCCATTAATTATTTAACCAGCGTTAATTTTCCTGTAATCGAGCGAAGTGAAATATTTTTTACGATCTTCTGGACCTTTACTGTTCTATGCACTTCTGGAGTACAATACTTAGTATCCAGTGTATTGCTCCAAAATATTTTTAAAATAAAAAGAACTCGTATCTTTACATATGCCCTAGCCCCAGTGATATTTCTCATATCAATTTATCCTAGGAATACGGTAGCCGTAGTTGAATTCGCAGGTAAAATTGGAACTGCAAATATATTTTTTGGTTTTTTACTCCCAGTACTGCTATTCACTATGTATTTAATTAAGGGGAGGGATACCAGTGTTGAAAAAAGTCATTAA